The sequence AAAACTACCATGCTGTGGAAAACATCACATGTAGTTTAATTTTGTAGTTTACATCTATTTCTGCAGATAtcttttcaacttcttttaaaGAAGCAGAGGGGAAAGCGAGCTGCATGGGAATATCCATTCGCTGTTGCTGGTGTAAATATCACATTCATGATAATGCAGATGCTTGATCTAGATGCTTGTAAGCAGATAAAATACCTTCATTCAGTATTTGAAATAGTTCATCCTGTAGATTTGCATAATGTTCTCTACTCTGAGCCTGTGCCTCACAAAAGTCAGTTCCATTGGTCCAAGCAAATCTAGATGAATCCATCTCCACTCTTCCCAGATCTTGAGCAGATTGCTAATGaagtttagtttatttatttgcagCAAAACCCAGGACCTTTGTCAGAGCAGTGTTCTTACAGATGTTGTCAGGTGAGATCTCAGGACCGCTTCCCCTAGTAATtgcctcaaaattcaattcttaaTGTATGAGTATAGTTTTTGTTCTCATGGACTCTCTTGCCAAATTTCATATATGCTAATTTCCACAGCACAAAATAATGCTTGAGCTTTAGACGTCATCATGTTTCCTTCCCTGTATTACTTTTCATGATTTCCTTCTTGTCAAACTAATTGGATTTCTTGTACTTTCAGAGAATGAGTGGGCCTTTGACTTGCTTTATTGTGTGGCTTTCATGGTTATGGACAAACAATGGCTGGATAGGAATGCCACATACATGGAGTTCAATGTGAGAAACACTACTTTCTCATGATTTGTGCTTGCTAACATTGTATCAACTTGAAGCATGCTAACCCCATATCAAGATGACCATCAAATAGGGCCTATACATATGGAAAACCGGGATTATATGCTAAGATCAATCAGAATCATGCTTCTGTTTGTTATTTTTCCCACTCTCATGCACTAATTGTAGTTGGGTGCTGGTTAAATCATCTTGTAGGATGTTTTGAAATCTACTCGAGCTCAGCTGGAAAAGGAACTTCTAATGGATGACGTCCTACGGATAGAAGACATGCCTTCTTACGGTCTTCTCTGTTAATGGTAACCACCCTAAAAGTTGAATGCAGGGGCTTCTGAGATTGGTTGAATCCCTCAACGTATTTAATGGACAACCCCCCCAATATATTTTAGATAATCTGATGTTGTACAATCCCTCAACCTTAAATCGTTTTGACCCATAACAGGTTCTAAGGAGTCGATTCTATCGGCCCAACACTTACCCTGTAAGGCTGTAACACCTCTCTTTGGTATTCTTCTGTTTTAAAGTTTCATGGATGGGGTGTGGACTCCCTGTGAGTTATTCTATGTCTCAATTTGAGAATTTGTGATGTAATTCCACTTTGGAAGCTAAAGGGAAGAAGACAAAGTTTTTGGTTCTAATCATATTTGCCAAGGCATGGAAGCTAATGTGTAATTTGGATGACAGATGTTTAACAAATATTAGAATTATCTTTTCAGATGGTTATGGTAGTGTTTATGATTTTCACCATGGCAGTTGTATGGATATATATACTACAGTAGCTCTGTAGAATTAGTAGTCTTCCACTTGAAACAGTGTCTGCAGCCTCCTCTCTTGCTCGTGTAAAAAATTGAACGTAGCAAATAAAATGCTAGTCCTTGttgatctatatatatatatataggaaccCTGGGGATAGGGAAATGCCTCGAATACACCTCTTAttaaagatttttcaaagcttcTACCTTAATTGAAATAAAGATTTACAAAGGGCTTTAAGCAACCTTTGAAGCTTTCAGAGTATttgtatattcatattttagaaAGGTGAAATCTTAAaacaatctttatttttaataatttggagAAGTAGGTCTTTAAATACAATTTAGAGATTGATCgcttaaagaaatatatatatatatatatatatatatatatatatatatatatatatatataaacaaatccTTCTTATAGAAGCCCTATTTTGACttatataaaaacttttttaatgtttaataaaatttttataatattaatattactttttaaaaattataactttggCTTCATCTTCAATTTCTAGCTAAATGGAGGAAGATTTAGAGTCTAATACATAACTTACACAAATGATGGTGAAGGAAAGAGTGATATGTTCAAGCTTGAGTAACAggacaagaagaaaaatgagaagaaccATAGCATGGTCACATGTTAGTAGGATGGCAAATGGGTGGGTTAGTCTCAGTGTCAATTATTTACACTTATGTTAcacttataatttataaatattataaattttataatttatttttatgaaacgtaatttttattttatatgtattaaaaaaagaaaaaaaataaaataattattatttttatttaagtatcTATGTAATTGGGAtatattgagacaagttaaggAAATACTTGAATCTAACTtgggtttgaaaaaaaaaattcaaacttattCCCATCTTATTTATACTTCTCTCTAGCACATTTATGGGTAGGGTAGAACAACACTTCACAAATATAAGAGGAAAAGaatgaaatagaataaaaataataattattattatttaagcaTCTATGTAATTGGGATATATTGAGACAACTTAAGACAATACTTGAATCCATTGGGTTTGGAATTCAATTTATTCCTATCTTATTTATACTTCTCTCAAACACATTCTATTATGGGTAAGGTAGAACAACACTTCTTTATTAGAGATATTAGCAtgtaagttttatttaaaaaaaaggttatatatatatatatataataaaaatattattattattatttatttaaatatctaTATAATCGCCACAAAATACCAtgtaaattgaaaaattatcaactcTCACTGATTGAGTTTAAATAGCACACCGAATGGATCATTCAAGGGAAAGCCGAAGGCGAAGACTTAACACCTAAAGGTTGGGTGAGAGAAAACATCCTTTGTTGATACCTAATGTACACCGCCACCTATTGAAATGGATTAATAAACATTGCTTTTCTATTACTTGTAGCAGCATTGCTTCCTTTTGTTCGCCATGAATAATTCAATATTGAAAAACAAGGTCTTGTGGGTCATCTCCAACAGCACCAAAAAGGCAATATAAtctagtttaaaataaataaaaaaatttctcaacaCATCTTATTAAAGGTAAGGTAGagtagttatatatatatatatatatatatatataacataaaaatccttgaattgattttgatttcatgataataaattttgtattcataatttcaaacttGTATTAGTAATCCGatgacaataataaataaaaaatagaattaattttcattctcaCTCATTCCTTGTTCCAAGGCTTGTCTTTAGTTTTTCATAAAGTGATATTAAAGTAATCCTGGGAGTATATGGGGAACTACTGTTTTCCGATGGCAGGGCCACAGAGCATTTTCCAATCTCACTTTCCCTTTTCTCACTCTAAATTTTGCTTTAAAGTATGCAACAGCTCAGAGCTTTCAATTACCTCTTTATGCCATGATTTGGTCATTGACAGTCATATGGTATCTCTCACCTTCATCCATTTCCCAACCCCACATTCTCTATCACACAGCCTTCACTTGTAAGGGGTCCATCACAGGAAAAAGACAGCTCAGTCCCctattaaattactatttaaaaGGTGAAAAAGGTGGACtgttttgttgaagaagatgaagtgtTAAATCCTAAATCATGTGACAATGATGCCTTGGCAAAATCCCAGAATCGAATCATCATCTTTATATTAAGCATAATACATCAGGAAATATTGAGTATGTGCAATCATAAATTCAAAGGAGAGATCAATATGATCAGTTTAATCATCATTAATCAGAAATTGCAAAGTTCCAATCAATCATACAATCAGACAGCCATAGCCTAAGACAAAAGTgctgcaaattttgaaggaaaattggtaggaaaaagagaaggaaaattttaataatcagcaataattattcaaaatcaagattcAGCAATCATGTAAGCATGGATTGCCTGCATTTGGGACACTGAATCCAAGCCCAGTTTTTTTGCTTTATGCATACATTGCTTAGGTATCAAGTTCCTGCTACAAAGGGCACATAGATGAACTCAAAAATGATGGAAAAGTGAGTATTATCCTCCTGAGCAAGGAACCGTAGCTTTACCAATCAATAGAGAGAGAGACATTTTTGTtactattttcaaattcaaataaaatgggGAGGGAAAGAGAGGAAACTATAAAGGATCAAAATAGCTGATTCTTGAACCCAAAGCTTCAATATCACCTACTTCCTGCCAACCTTATCTTTTAAGCAAAACCTTAATCTGAAGCTCTCACCCCACCACAATGATTCTCACTCAATCTCTCTCCCTCCCCCACACTGACTAATCCCTTCCCACTTTCCTCTCAATCTTTAATTGTTAATCGATGGACTTCTCTCACTAGGTGTTAAACTTTCTCTCTGAGCTCCTCCCATTTCAGAGGAACTATCAGATGGGGTCAATCCAAACACCCATCACAATGCGAAGCTCCGCAATACTAGAAAGTTCTTGCGGCTACTTGCTTCAAGAATTGCAGGCAAGTCTCTGCAATAAGTATTGGTTATGAAATAGTTTTAATGTTTTGGTTTCGTAATTTGCCCTATTGATTCTCAATCTATTTTCCTTCTGCAAAAACAGATGATCTGGGATGAAGTAGGAGAAGATCAGTATGAAAGAGAGAAGGTTCTACTAGATCTAGAACAGGAGTGTCTCGAAGTTTATCGACGAAAAGTTGATAGTGCAAATATTTCAAGAGCCCGCCTGCATCAGGAGTTGGCAGAGTCTGAGGCTGAATTTACTCATCTTCTTTTGTCCCTCGGAGAACGGTCTCTTCCTGGACGGGTACTCTTATTTTTCACTCTTCCCAGTCACAAAGAAGATAGCCAGAAACCATAAATTAGAATGCACATACTTAGTGATACACTTGCATTAAAGGTGATCAGGAACATAGGAAAAATTCAGGTTTCCAGAATGATTCAGCACTCaataaactagaaaaatattgtgAAAAAAAGTAGTTTAGTTGAGAAAATGCTTTTAGAAGGATTATTGCAGAGTTATTTGGTTGCTCCTACTGTGTTTTGAATAAATATGTTCATAGACTGAAGCTTTTAGAAGGATCATTTTGTACACATGACAAATTACACTTTCCAAACTAATAAAATTCCTATATATTTTGGTCTGGTTTTGGTCAATATTGATCTAATCTCCTTAGGTTTCTGCTGACAATTCTAGAGAAATAGCCCATTAGATGGGGTGTGATAATTTGGCCAATGTGTCCTAAGCAAGGACGGTTTATTATTACATGGAGAGAGTAACTCATTTTGACACTATTAGTCCCTATTCACATGTACTCACCGAGGCTAACCATGGATATTATGTCCACAACAGCCAGAAAAAATGGCAGGAACACTGAAGGAGCAGCTAGATTCAATCACCCCAGTTCTACGTGAGATGCAGCTGAGGAAGGAAGAAAGGATGAACCAGTTTCGAGCTGTACAAGGGCAGATTCAGAAAATTTCTGCAGAAATTGCAGGTCAATCAGAGTATGATGACTCATCGTCAACTGTCATAGTGAATGAAAACGATCTTTCACTGAAGAAACTTGAGGAGTACCAAATTGAGCTACAAAGGCTACACAAGGAGAAGGTATTTTAACAATGAACCAATAATTGTTTGTGGGATGCGAATTTGGTACAAGTCAAATTGATAAGCTCTAATTTTAAGTTTCTCTTTTGTTGATCATGAAGAGTGACAGGCTCCAGAGAGTGGAAAAATACATAAGCACAGTTCAAAACCTGTCTACAACATTGGGGATGGATTCATCTGTGATCATCACAAAGGTTCATCCAAGCTTGAATGAATTGTGTGGAATATCTAAAAACATAAGTGACAGTATTCTGGCTAAACTCAACAGCACCGTGGAGTCTCttgaggaagaaaagaaaacacgGCTTGAGAAGGTGAAACTTACTTATGCTGTTgttctttcctttgcatttgAGCCTGGTCTTATTCAAGGGTAGGACCTAGCAGCTGTGCTGCAGCAAAACATGCTTATTTAAATACTGCCTTCACGAGGAGTGGCTGTGAAACCATGCAAATACACAATTACATATAATTTAGAATATGAATTCAAAGCAAATCTAGTGCACAGCAGAGAACACAAATGAATTGCTTCAACTcgtctttttttaaatatgtaagcTCATTAATCAAATCAAGCATGAGAAAGATAAATGTGGTTCTCAATGAATTTTGACTTTTTGCAGCTTCACCATCTCGGTAAAGCATTGACAAACTTGTGGAATCTTATGGACACACCCTATGAAGACCGGCAGTTATTTTCTCATGTTACCAAATTATTATCTGTCTCATCAGCAGAAATATCTAATCCTGGAAGCCTCACCCTTGATACAATAAAGCAGGTCAGTGTCCGTATCATATAAGACACCCAAAACTTGAAAGGCATCAAAATCACAACTAGGATTTAATGGTATTTCAAATTGTTTCAAGGCTGAGGCTGAAGTGGAGAGACTGGATCACCTAAAAGCAAGCAAGATGAAAGAGCTTTTCCTTAAGAAACAAATTGAGCTTGAGGAAATATGCAATAGATCACACATGGAGATACCTTCACAGTCAGAGATGGACAACATAATGAACCTTATTAACTCTGGTAAGATcaagttttttttcaaataaaaattatggtgtTGCTCTTCTCTACAACTATGCTAGCTCACAACCTGACTCAAATGTGCGAAAGGGGAGATTGACCACGCTGATCTCCTCATGAGCATGGATGAACAGATATCAAGAGCTAGAGAAGAAGCTTCTAGCAGGAAGACAATAATGGAGAAGGTGGAAAAGTGGATGTTAGCACGTGATGAGGAGCGCTGGTTGGAAGAATACATGAGAGTTAGTTTCTACCCATTGATCGACATGATATGTTGGCTCCAACTTCTGCATCCgcttaattttttctattaaattcttGTTTTCAGGATGAGAACCGATATTCAGTTAGCAGAGGTGCTCACAGGAACCTAAAACGTGCAGAACGAGCACGGATTACAGTTAACAAACTCCCTGGTGAGTTCCTTAGTCttataattcaataattcaaaccCAACATAAAGTTAGATGCCAAGAGGGAATTGCATTCACATAACCTAAATGTGCAGAAACAATCCAAATAACAATTTTGGGcttcaaaaatgaaatatgtaatTGGCAAGAAGATTTGGCAACAATTTCCCTAATCAGAATCAGTGAAATCATATGAGAAGACTATTAGTTTACACAGAACCTGAGGCATTGTACCCCAAGGCTATGTCAGAAGTCAACTCCCTGAATTTCAAAACATATATGGTTCCAGGACACCAATGATTATAACCAATTATAAACGC is a genomic window of Vitis riparia cultivar Riparia Gloire de Montpellier isolate 1030 chromosome 1, EGFV_Vit.rip_1.0, whole genome shotgun sequence containing:
- the LOC117925494 gene encoding 65-kDa microtubule-associated protein 8, which translates into the protein MGSIQTPITMRSSAILESSCGYLLQELQMIWDEVGEDQYEREKVLLDLEQECLEVYRRKVDSANISRARLHQELAESEAEFTHLLLSLGERSLPGRPEKMAGTLKEQLDSITPVLREMQLRKEERMNQFRAVQGQIQKISAEIAGQSEYDDSSSTVIVNENDLSLKKLEEYQIELQRLHKEKSDRLQRVEKYISTVQNLSTTLGMDSSVIITKVHPSLNELCGISKNISDSILAKLNSTVESLEEEKKTRLEKLHHLGKALTNLWNLMDTPYEDRQLFSHVTKLLSVSSAEISNPGSLTLDTIKQAEAEVERLDHLKASKMKELFLKKQIELEEICNRSHMEIPSQSEMDNIMNLINSGEIDHADLLMSMDEQISRAREEASSRKTIMEKVEKWMLARDEERWLEEYMRDENRYSVSRGAHRNLKRAERARITVNKLPALVDLLIAKTKSWEEERTKVFLYDEVPLLAMLEEYNLSRQEREEEKQRQREKKKVQSQVVVEQENLFGSRPSTSSRRLSNMSLNGGFSTATALNRRLSLGIQQLGSNSINSPTQGLSFIKEGKKAQGQKMSVQQSLVSHPREETASVVPTFSGPLSP
- the LOC117933651 gene encoding ELMO domain-containing protein A isoform X2 — encoded protein: MTPHQEERLRRLRHRMKVYFDASRPDHQEALRALWSATYPGQELHGLISEQWKEMGWQGRDPSTDFRGAGFISLENLLFFAKTFSISFQLLLKKQRGKRAAWEYPFAVAGVNITFMIMQMLDLDASKPRTFVRAVFLQMLSENEWAFDLLYCVAFMVMDKQWLDRNATYMEFNDVLKSTRAQLEKELLMDDVLRIEDMPSYGLLC